A single region of the Drosophila ananassae strain 14024-0371.13 chromosome 4 unlocalized genomic scaffold, ASM1763931v2 tig00000073, whole genome shotgun sequence genome encodes:
- the LOC123257899 gene encoding UDP-N-acetylmuramoyl-tripeptide--D-alanyl-D-alanine ligase-like, with protein NISTDTRSIKKGDLFIALKGKNFDGHNFLHEAFLKGAVAAIVSEGKYKSFPLMIVQDTLKALHDMASYYIRNVLIDAKVIAVTGSVGKTTTKDMLHTVLSQYGVSHASEGNLNNNIGLPLTILKAPKNCQYLILEMGMNKVGEIKELSKISNPNIAVITNIEPAHTENFSSLFDVAQAKLEILYGMKNNGTLVLSRDNKYYDYLSSHANRNVISFGKDKNAEVCLLNLIRNGAGMTSNRVANRLSLKIRLSDNQIINCNLRVQGEHFAYSLLAVAAVVQSLGLDLSKLPLALKNFSVAKGRGNIHKVKCNKKYIHLIDDSYNASPASMKTAIKTLSTYSNQRKVALLGDMLELGDESIEFHTDLVKIITENNIDKVYTVGKFMLELHELLPDNIRGTHFNDSNQLKSDLANIIQNNDAILVKGSRGMKMDLIVREFVIKY; from the exons AATATTTCAACGGACACAAGAAGCATAAAAAAAGGTGATTTATTTATTGCCCTCAAGGGAAAGAATTTTGATGGCCATAATTTTTTGCATGAAGCGTTTTTAAAAGGGGCTGTCGCTGCAATAGTGAGTGAGGGTAAATATAAAAGTTTCCCTCTCATGATTGTACAAGATACCCTGAAAGCTTTGCACGATATGGCATCATACTACATTAGAAATGTTCTTATTGATGCTAAAGTTATTGCAGTTACAGGCAGTGTCGGGAAAACCACTACAAAGGATATGCTGCATACTGTTTTATCGCAATATGGAGTGTCCCATGCAAGCGAAGGtaacttaaataataatataggATTGCCTTTGACAATTCTGaaagctccaaaaaactgcCAGTACTTAATTCTTGAAATGGGAATGAATAAAGTTGGTGAAATAAAAGAATTATCAAAAATTAGTAATCCGAATATTGCAGTCATTACCAACATCGAACCTGCACATactgaaaatttttcatcaCTATTTGACGTTGCACAAGCGAAGTTAGAAATTCTGTATGGTATGAAAAATAACGGTACTTTGGTTTTAAGCAGagataataaatattatgatTATCTCTCATCACACGCCAATAGAAATGTAATAAGCTTCGGTAAAGATAAAAATGCTGAAGTTTGTTTACTAAACTTAATAAGAAACG GCGCTGGAATGACATCAAACCGAGTTGCTAATAGATTAAGTTTAAAAATCAGGCTGAGTGATAATCAAATTATAAACTGTAATTTACGTGTACAAGGTGAGCATTTTGCTTATTCGCTACTTGCTGTTGCAGCAGTTGTGCAAAGCCTCGGACTTGATTTATCAAAATTACCACTTGCACTTAAGAATTTTAGTGTAGCGAAAGGTAGAGGCAATATTCATAAGGtcaaatgcaataaaaaatatatacatttaattGATGACTCCTATAACGCCAGCCCTGCTTCGATGAAAACTGCAATAAAAACTTTGAGTACATATTCTAATCAGAGAAAAGTAGCTTTGCTTGGTGATATGTTGGAACTTGGTGATGAAAGCATAGAGTTTCATACAGATTTGGTTAAGATTATCACAGAAAATAATATAGATAAAGTTTATACAGTTGGTAAATTTATGTTAGAATTGCATGAGCTTTTGCCAGATAATATAAGAGGCACGCATTTTAATGATTCTAATCAATTGAAAAGTGATTTAGCTAACATTATTCAGAATAATGACGCAATTCTAGTTAAAGGCTCACGAGGAATGAAAATGGATCTTATTGTACGGGAATtcgtaataaaatattaa